A DNA window from Engystomops pustulosus chromosome 6, aEngPut4.maternal, whole genome shotgun sequence contains the following coding sequences:
- the LOC140065469 gene encoding B-cell receptor CD22-like isoform X1 → MRGRSVLLIFILFQVCAGQEKKFHFPDKIQAVLGSCVEIPCFTTAPPTAGRSNKVVWHVQPAMSRSRIIYSTDVSEISTVFRGRAELVRRTTENCTLRIHDVRRQDLKSYFPRESKISILRPASVYVNLEVKDSPPVPVLSMPGEMRVGETITITCMANFTCASSPPTFTWNLNGPSVTERSDLGNGIWQTASNLTYKPTENENGSVVRCTVTHFGGPTISATAMINIKINIKADEDQKANPYIGPVIGILCVILLLGIGFIIWRKRDSCLWQKKTEAISKLHLEKNALSKNSSGYTDLLERQTSSYYTIEPTARCHVPRQGRNMMKPPENESIYEEMSIKRTK, encoded by the exons ATGAGAGGGAGATCTGTGCTTCTAATTTTCATTCTTTTCCAAG TTTGCGCTGGTCAAGAAAAGAAGTTTCATTTCCCTGATAAAATTCAGGCCGTACTTGGCTCTTGTGTAGAGATCCCATGtttcactacagcgccccctacagcaGGACGAAGTAACAAAGTGGTTTGGCATGTGCAACCGGCTATGTCTAGAAGTAGGATCATTTATAGCACGGATGTGTCCGAGATTTCCACAGTTTTCAGAGGCCGCGCTGAACTGGTGAGACGGACAACTGAGAACTGTACCCTCCGAATTCACGACGTGAGAAGACAAGATTTGAAATCTTATTTTCCCAGAGAATCAAAAATCTCTATTTTAAGACCTGCTTCTGTTTATGTGAACCTAGAGGTCAAAG ATAGCCCACCAGTGCCGGTACTATCCATGCCCGGGGAAATGAGAGTGGGTGAAACTATTACAATCACTTGTATGGCAAATTTCACCTGTGCCTCCAGCCCACCTACCTTTACATGGAACCTCAATGGCCCTTCTGTTACAGAAAGATCAGACCTTGGGAATGGAATATGGCAGACTGCAAGTAATCTGACATACAAACCCACAGAAAACGAGAATGGGTCAGTAGTTCGATGCACAGTCACGCATTTCGGCGGGCCAACGATATCAGCTACTGCCATGATCAATATTAAAATCAATATTAAAG CAGACGAGGACCAGAAAGCAAATCCTTACATCGGGCCAGTGATCGGAATTCTTTGTGTGATCTTACTTTTGGGGATAGGCTTCATCATTTGGAG AAAACGGGATTCTTGCTTGTGGCAAAAGAAAACAGAG GCCATTAGTAAATTACACCTCGAGAAAAATGCATTATCTAAAAAT AGTTCGGGATATACAGATCTACTAGAAAGACAAACATCATCTTACTATACCATAGAG CCAACGGCCCGCTGCCATGTACCTAGACAAGGTCGAAATATGATGAAGCCACCTGAAAACGAATCTATATACGAAGAAATGTCTATAAAACGGACTAAATAA
- the LOC140065469 gene encoding B-cell receptor CD22-like isoform X2, giving the protein MRGRSVLLIFILFQVCAGQEKKFHFPDKIQAVLGSCVEIPCFTTAPPTAGRSNKVVWHVQPAMSRSRIIYSTDVSEISTVFRGRAELVRRTTENCTLRIHDVRRQDLKSYFPRESKISILRPASVYVNLEVKDSPPVPVLSMPGEMRVGETITITCMANFTCASSPPTFTWNLNGPSVTERSDLGNGIWQTASNLTYKPTENENGSVVRCTVTHFGGPTISATAMINIKINIKDEDQKANPYIGPVIGILCVILLLGIGFIIWRKRDSCLWQKKTEAISKLHLEKNALSKNSSGYTDLLERQTSSYYTIEPTARCHVPRQGRNMMKPPENESIYEEMSIKRTK; this is encoded by the exons ATGAGAGGGAGATCTGTGCTTCTAATTTTCATTCTTTTCCAAG TTTGCGCTGGTCAAGAAAAGAAGTTTCATTTCCCTGATAAAATTCAGGCCGTACTTGGCTCTTGTGTAGAGATCCCATGtttcactacagcgccccctacagcaGGACGAAGTAACAAAGTGGTTTGGCATGTGCAACCGGCTATGTCTAGAAGTAGGATCATTTATAGCACGGATGTGTCCGAGATTTCCACAGTTTTCAGAGGCCGCGCTGAACTGGTGAGACGGACAACTGAGAACTGTACCCTCCGAATTCACGACGTGAGAAGACAAGATTTGAAATCTTATTTTCCCAGAGAATCAAAAATCTCTATTTTAAGACCTGCTTCTGTTTATGTGAACCTAGAGGTCAAAG ATAGCCCACCAGTGCCGGTACTATCCATGCCCGGGGAAATGAGAGTGGGTGAAACTATTACAATCACTTGTATGGCAAATTTCACCTGTGCCTCCAGCCCACCTACCTTTACATGGAACCTCAATGGCCCTTCTGTTACAGAAAGATCAGACCTTGGGAATGGAATATGGCAGACTGCAAGTAATCTGACATACAAACCCACAGAAAACGAGAATGGGTCAGTAGTTCGATGCACAGTCACGCATTTCGGCGGGCCAACGATATCAGCTACTGCCATGATCAATATTAAAATCAATATTAAAG ACGAGGACCAGAAAGCAAATCCTTACATCGGGCCAGTGATCGGAATTCTTTGTGTGATCTTACTTTTGGGGATAGGCTTCATCATTTGGAG AAAACGGGATTCTTGCTTGTGGCAAAAGAAAACAGAG GCCATTAGTAAATTACACCTCGAGAAAAATGCATTATCTAAAAAT AGTTCGGGATATACAGATCTACTAGAAAGACAAACATCATCTTACTATACCATAGAG CCAACGGCCCGCTGCCATGTACCTAGACAAGGTCGAAATATGATGAAGCCACCTGAAAACGAATCTATATACGAAGAAATGTCTATAAAACGGACTAAATAA